From the genome of Arvicola amphibius chromosome 9, mArvAmp1.2, whole genome shotgun sequence, one region includes:
- the Actr1b gene encoding beta-centractin, translated as MESYDIIANQPVVIDNGSGVIKAGFAGDQIPKYCFPNYVGRPKHMRVMAGALEGDLFIGPKAEEHRGLLTIRYPMEHGVVRDWNDMERIWQYVYSKDQLQTFSEEHPVLLTEAPLNPSKNREKAAEVFFETFNVPALFISMQAVLSLYATGRTTGVVLDSGDGVTHAVPIYEGFAMPHSIMRVDIAGRDVSRYLRLLLRKEGADFHTSAEFEVVRTIKERACYLSINPQKDEALETEKVQYTLPDGSTLDVGPARFRAPELLFQPDLVGDESEGLHEVLAFAIHKSDMDLRRTLFSNIVLSGGSTLFKGFGDRLLSEVKKLAPKDVKIKISAPQERLYSTWIGGSILASLDTFKKMWVSKKEYEEDGSRAIHRKTF; from the exons ATGGAGTCGTACGACATCATCGCCAACCAGCCCGTGGTCATCGACAAT GGTTCAGGGGTGATCAAGGCTGGTTTTGCAGGAGACCAGATTCCTAAGTACTGTTTCCCAAACTA TGTCGGACGGCCCAAGCACATGCGGGTTATGGCTGGAGCCCTGGAGGGGGACCTCTTCATTGGACCAAAAGCAGAG GAGCACCGGGGGCTGCTGACCATCCGCTACCCCATGGAGCATGGCGTGGTGCGAGACTGGAATGACATGGAGCGCATCTGGCAGTACGTCTACTCCAAGGACCAGCTACAGACCTTCTCCGAGGAG CATCCTGTTCTTCTCACGGAGGCCCCACTGAACCCCAGTAAGAACCGGGAGAAGGCGGCAGAGGTGTTCTTTGAGACCTTCAATGTTCCTGCACTATTTATCTCCATGCAGGCCGTGCTCAGCCT GTACGCAACAGGACGCACAACAGGCGTGGTTTTAGACTCGGGGGACGGGGTCACTCATGCTGTCCCCATCTATGAGGGCTTTGCCATGCCACACTCCATCATGCGGGTAGACATCGCGGGCCGTGACGTCTCTCGATATTTGAGGCTGCTGCTGCGAAAGGAAGGGGCTGACTTCCACACCTCGGCTGAGTTTGAGGTTGTCCGGACCATCAAAGAG CGAGCCTGCTACCTGTCCATCAACCCACAGAAGGACGAGGCTCTTGAGACTGAGAAGGTGCAGTACACCCTTCCAGACGGCAGCACACTTGAT GTGGGGCCTGCGCGCTTCCGAGCCCCCGAGCTGCTCTTCCAGCCAGACCTGGTGGGGGATGAGAGTGAGGGGCTCCACGAAGTCCTGGCCTTTGCCATCCACAAGTCTGACATGGACCTTCGCCGGACACTGTTCTCCAATATTGTGCTTTCGGGGGGCTCAACACTCTTTAAAG GCTTTGGAGACAGGTTACTAAGTGAAGTAAAGAAGCTTGCCCCAAAGGATGTTAAAATCAAG ATCTCAGCTCCTCAGGAACGGCTGTACTCCACGTGGATTGG CGGCTCCATCCTCGCCTCCCTGGACACCTTTAAGAAGATGTGGGTATCCAAAAAGGAAT